The DNA sequence ACCGCGATCCTGCCGGGCGGGACCGGTCGGACGGGCGGGGCGGGCCGGCGGGTGCCCGGGGTCACCGGGCACCCGCCGGGCGCGGTCAGCGCTGTCCGGTGTCGGAGACGTGGACCGTGCAGGTGGCGGTCGCCCGCACCGTCGGGTCGCTCTCCGAGACAGCGGTCAGCGACACGGTCGCGGTCGGCGTCGAGCCGGGATCCCGCGCGACGTAGACGGTCACGCTGTCCCGCTTGTGGAACGGGATCGCGGTGACCTCGTTGTAGAGTTCCGCGTTCCAACCGGCGCCCGCGGTGGTGACGCTGAGCCGGTAGATGTCGGCCCGCGCCATGTCCTTGACGTCGGTCGGGTGCGCCGCGCGGTCGAACGCGACCGGCTTTCCGGAGTTGATGACCGGGAAGGTGCACCGGGCGGCCTTGCCGGGCTTGTGGCGGCCGGCCTTGCCGTCGTTGACCTGTACGCCCCGGGTGTGCGGGCCGGCACCGTCGAGCGAGCGCACACCCACGGTGTACGTCCGCACGCCGTCGGCGTCGTAGTGCAGGTCGATGATGTAGAAGTGCAGCCGGTTGTGCGGGTCGACCCACTCGAACTCGGTGCCGGAGTTGGTGCCGACGTTGAAGGTGGCGTCGTTGAGCTGGCGCGGGTCACCCGGTACGACCATCCGCGGCGTGCCGTCCGGCTGGTAGAAGTCGACCATCCCGATGTCCTCGGGCTTGGGGTCGATCGTCCAGGCGAAGCAGGTCGCGGTGCCGCAGTTGGTGGCGCGCGGCTTGGTCTTGTTGATGATGACGCCGTTGCCGGGAATGTACGAGTCGACGCCGATCTGCTGCACCGTCTCGATCGTGTAGTGCGTGTAGTCGCTGGTGCCGGCGCAGTTGACGCCGCCGGTCGACGGGTGGCACGACGGGGTCCGGTCGACCGGCGCGGCGCCGTCGAGGGTGACCCGTACGCCGAGCAGTTCGTCGGTCAGCGGCCCGGCGGCGCGGGCCCGGACCTTGGCCACGACGAGCCCGGACTGCTTCAGGCCCTCCCGGCTCAGGTCGACGATGTCGGCCTCGGAGATCAGTCCGAGCTGGAGCTTGTTGCGGATGTTGTGGTGCGGGCCGACGGTGGAGCCGCCGTCCGCGGGGACCTTCCAGCGGGTGTGCATGCCGGTCGGGCCGTTCCACGAGCCCTGGCTCATCATGTCCCACTGCCCGGTGAAGGTGCGCTGGGCGGGGACGGCGAAGGCGCCGTTGTAGTTGTCGCCGATGCCGAGGATGTGGCTGAACTCGTGGGCGTACCCGGCGGTGCCGGACGACTCGGCCATGTTGCCCGAGCGGTTGCCGGCGCTGGCCCAGGTGAACGAGCCGGCCGCCCAGGACGTCCACGGGATGTAGCGGGTCTTCATCGCGTTGGGCATCTTGTTCTCGGGGTCGAACTCGGCGGGCGGGCCCCACGCGTCCGGCACGTCCTCCGGACCGTTGAACATCATCTCGCCGAAGACCTGCCAGGCGGTCGACTCGTCGAGACCGGCGCCCATGTAGAACACCTGGTCGTACGAGTTGGCGACCTCCTCACCGACGTCGGCGACCCAGGCGGCGCGGGCGTCGCGGGCGAAGTTGCCGTTGCAGGTGAAGTTGGGCGGGCAGCTCGACGCGTCGCCGTAGGGCGCGTTGCCGTACTCGAAGTGGTTGCGCGGCATCTGGTAGGAGCCGTACGAGGTGAGGTCGACGCCGTACTTGCCGTACGACACCTCCATCCAGTACGAGTTCAGCGTCTGGCCGTGGTTCAGCGCACCCGGCTTGTTGAGCAGGTCGCGGTAGAACTCCGGTACGTCGTCGCGGGGGATGTCGCCGACGCCGATCGGGTTGCCGAAGATCGTCGAGCCCTCGGGCTGGGTGATCTGGAACGGCATGTTCGGGTAGTCGAGGACGACAAGCGCGGCGTTCCACTTGTCGACGGTCGGCTGCCGGTTCGGGTCGGTCCAGTCGACGCCGGGGACCGGCTTGAAGTCCTCCCAGGTGAGGTCGTACTGGTTGTCCCAGTCCTGGGGGTCCAACGGGGTGATCTTCGGGCTGTACTCGGGCACCGTCGCGATGGCGGGTTGCGGGTGGACGATGGCGCCGACCGCGAGGGCGGCGACCATGGTCACCGCTCCGAGTCGACGCCTGGATCTGCCGTTCAGAGCCATACGGTCTCCTCTTGGGGGTGATGGTTGCGTGGCCCCCGTCGACACGCAAGAGCCTCAGGCAGACTTGATCGAGGCAGTAATATTGTAGTGTCACCCACCACCTCTCACAACACCCTTTAAGGTAGGTAGTGATCCACCTCCATGGCAGCTCAGAATCCTTATCGATGAGCCATCTCGGACCTCGATCACGATTCAGATACGATAGTGCAATTGCACATCGCACACGGTCGCTGACATGGTTAGGTCCTTCCACACGGCCGGCGGTAAGCCGGCCACCGGCGCCCGACCAAGGCGACCGACCGGCGAGCGTCGACACGGGGCGGGGTGGCGCCCGACCGGACCGCGGCGCGCCCCCAACGCTGGGACAACCAAGGAGAACGCAATGCGCATAACCGGCAAACTACGCCCGGTTGTCGCCCTGACGGCTGCCGCCGCGCTCGTCGCGGGCTGCAGCGGCTCGGGTGACAGCTCCGATCGCGACGGTGACCGCAAGACCTTCATCTTCGGCGCATCGGACGACCCCAAGACCCTCGACGCGGCGTACGTGTCCGACGGCGAGTCCTTCCGCGCCATCTTCCAGATCTACGAGACCCTGGTCGCCCTCGAGCCGGGCGGCACCGAGGTCGTGCCCTCGCTGGCCACCGACTGGACGATCAGCGACGACGGCCTCGCGTACACCTTCAACCTGAAGCCGAACGTGAAGTTCCACGACGGCGAGGCGTTCAACGCCGCGGCGGTCTGCTTCAACTTCGACCGCTGGTACAACTTCAAGGGCGCCCAGCAGAACGGCGACATCTCCTACTACTGGCAGACGATCTTCGGTGGCTTCGCCACCAAGGACAACGAGTCCGTCCCGGAGACCAGCCGGTACAAGTCCTGCGAGGCCACCAGCGACACGACGGTCACGCTGAACCTGGCCCAGCCGTCGTCGGCGCTGCTCGCCGGCCTGGTCCTGCCGGCGTTCTCGATCGCCAGCCCGAAGGCCATCACCGACGGCGGCACCGACGTCACCGTCCAGGGCGACTCGATCTCCTACAGCGGCGGGTTCGGCTCGACGACCGTCGCCGGCACCGGCCCGTTCAAGTTCGTCAGCTGGGAACGCGGCGAGCGGCTCGTGCTCGAGGCCAACGAGGAGTACCACGAGGGCCGGCCGAAGCTGGACGAGATCATCTTCCGGCCGATCGCCGACGCCACCGCCCGGCTCCAGGCCCTCCAGGCCGGTGAGATCGACGCGTACGAGGGTGTCGCGGCCGCCGACGTCGCCGCCGTGGAATCGGCCGCCCAGGTCGTCTCCCGGCCGGCGTTCAACGTCGGGTACGTCGGCTTCAACAACAACATCCCGCTGCTGAAGAACCAGAAGATCCGGCAGGCGATCGCGCACGCGCTCAACCGCCAGGGTCTGCTGGACGCCCAGTACCCGCAGGGTGCCGAGGTGGCCAACCAGTTCCTGCCGCCGTCGCAGTGGGGCTACAACAGCTCGATCGCCGGCTACGAGTACAGCGAGGAGAAGGCGAAGCAGCTCATCGCCGAGTCCGGCGAGACCAACCTGACGCTGGAGTTCTGGTACCCGGCCAACGTGTCCCGGCCGTACATGCCGAACCCGCAGGCGGTCTACGAGTCCTTCGCGGCCGACCTGGAGAAGGTGGGCTTCACCATCGTCCCCAAGACCGTGCCGTGGACCCCGGACTACCTCCAGAACATCCAGAGCGACAACCTGGGCCAGCTGTTCCTGCTGGGCTGGAGCGGTGACTACGCCGACCCGGACAACTTCGTGGGCACCTTCTTCCGCGAGAACAACCCGCAGTTCGCCCTGAACGAGCCGAACATCCAGGGCAAGCTCAACCAGGCGCTGGCCGAGACCGACCAGGCCGCCCGCCAGGCGCTGTACGAGGAAGTCAACCAGCTCCTGTTCGACTACATCCCCGGTGTGCCGTTCGTGCACAACCAGCCGCTGCTCGCGCTGGCCTCGGACGTCACCGGCTACACCCCGTCTCCCGTGAGCCTGGAGTACTTCAAGCTCATCGACCTCGGGAGCTGAACCGACGTGCTGCGCTTCGTCTTCCGACGACTGATCCAACTCGTCCCGATCCTGCTCGGGCTCTCGATCCTGCTGTTCGCGTGGGTACGCGCCCTGCCGGGTGGTCCCGCTCAGGCACTGCTCGGGCAACGGGCGACGCCGGAGGCCGTCAGGGACATCGAGGTGCAGCTCGGCCTGGACCGCCCGCTGTGGGAGCAGTACCTGCAGTTCCTGTGGCGGGCGGTCCGGCTCGACTTCGGCGCGTCACTCCAGACCGGCCAACCGGTCGTCGACGAGATGCTGCGCCGGTTCCCGGCCACGATCGAGCTCGCGGTCTGCGCGCTGCTCATCGCGGTCGCGGTCGGTATCCCGCTCGGCTACCTGGCCGCCCGCCGGCACGGCACCTGGGTCGACAACCTGGTCGTGTCCGGGTCGCTGCTGGGCGTGACCGTGCCGATCTTCTTCCTCGCCTACCTGCTCAAGTTCGTGTTCGCGGTGCAGCTCGGCTGGCTGCCGACCTCCGGCCGGGCCGACGCCCGGGCCCGGACCGAGCATCCGACCGGCTTCTACGTGCTGGACGGGATAATCACCGGTGACCTCGGCGCGAGCTGGGACGCGATCACGCACCTCATCCTGCCGGCCCTGGCACTGGCGTCGATCCCGCTCGCGGTGATCGTCCGGATGACCCGGGCGTCGGTGCTCAACGTGCTCAACGAGGACTACGTACGCACCGCCGAGGCCAAGGGCCTGCTCGCCGGCACGATCACCCGCCGGCACGTGCTGCGCAACTCGATGCTGCCGGTGACCACGGTCATCGGTCTCCAACTGGGCGTACTGCTCGCCGGGGCGGTGCTGACCGAGACGGTGTTCGCGTTCGCCGGGGTCGGCAAGTTCATGGCCGACGGCATCGTCGAACGCGACTTCCCGACCATCCAGGGGTTCATCCTGGTCATCGCCGTGATCTACGTCGTGGTCAACATGATCGTCGACCTGATCTACGGCCTGCTCGATCCGCGGGTGAGGGTTTCATGAGCGTTACCGAGGCCGGTGCCGTCCCCGCCGGGAAGGCTCCGGAGAAGCGTGAGTCGGGCAAGTCCGACGCCCGGCCGCCGGCCCGGGGGCTGCGCGGCGACGCCGCCCGCCGGTTCTTCCGCAACCCGATGGCGATCGTCGGCCTGGTCCTGATCACGATCTTCGTCGTGGTGGCGATCCTGGCGCCGTGGATCGCGCCGTACTCGCCGAAGGACAACTCCTGGCTGTCCGAGGTCCGCCCCGGCGTCTACCCCGGACCGTCGGCCGAGCACTGGCTGGGCATCGACCCGCTGGGCCGCGACGTGTTCTCCCGGCTCGTCCACGGTGCCCGGCAGTCGCTGCTGATCGGTGTGGTGTCGCTGGCTCTCGGCGCCACCGCCGGGGTCTTCCTGGGCCTGCTGGCCGGCGCGTTCGGCGGCTGGGTCGACACGGTCGTCATGCGGTTCGTCGACATCATGCTGTCGGTGCCCGGCCTGCTGTTCGCCATCGCGGTCGCCGCGATGCTCGGCCAGAGCCTGACCTCGGTGATGATCGCCATCGCGGTGGTCAACGTCCCGATCTTCGCCCGTCTGTTGCGCGGCGAGATGCTCGGCCAGCGCACCGCCGACTACGTGCTGGCCGCCAAGTCGCTGGGCATCTCCCGGGCGGGCATCGTCTTCCGGCACGTGCTGCCGAACTCGTTCACCCCGATCCTGGTCCAGGGCACCCTGACCCTGGCCCTGGCGATCGTGGAGGCGGCCGGCCTGGCGTTCCTGGGCCTGTCCGGCAGCGATCCGTCGACGCCGGAATGGGGCCGGATGCTCAACGACGCGCAGAGCACCCTTGCCGCCGCCCCGATGCTGGCGTTCTACCCCGGCCTGGCGATCGTCCTGGCCGCGCTCGGCTTCACCCTGGTCGGCGAGTCGCTGCGGGAAGCCCTCGACCCGAAGATGCGGCGGTGACCCGATGAGTTTCCTCCAGGTACGCGACCTCACCGTGACGTTCCAGCGGTCCGGTCACCCGCCGGTGCGGGCCGTCGACGGGGTCACCCTCGACGTGGCGGCCGGCCAGTCGGTCGGCATCGTCGGCGAGTCCGGCTCCGGCAAGTCGGTGACCTCGCTGGCGATCATGGGGCTCCTCCCCCGGCGCGGCGTCAAGGTCACCGGCCAGGTGCTGCTCGGCGACCGGGACCTGACCACCCTCACGCCGCGCCAGATGCGCGACGTACGGGGCAGCGAGGTCGCCATGATCTTCCAGGACCCGATGACGTCCCTGAACCCGGTGATCACCGTGGGCCGCCAGCTCACCGAGGTGATCACCCGGCACTCGCAGGCGTCCAGGGTGGACGCCCGCCGCGAGGCCGAGTCGCTGCTGCGCCGGGTCGGTATCCCCGACCCGGCCCGCCGCCTCGGCGAGTACCCGCACCAGCTCTCCGGCGGCATGCGGCAGCGCGTGATGATCGCGATCGCGATCGCCTGCCGGCCGAAGCTGCTGATCGCCGACGAGCCGACCACCGCCCTGGACGTGACGATCCAGGCGCAGATCCTCGACCTGCTGCGCGACCTGGTCAGCGAGAGCGGCTGCGGCCTGATCATGATCACGCACGACCTGGGCGTCGTCGCCGGCCTGTGCGACGACGTGCACGTCATGTACGCCGGCCGGGTCGTCGAGTCGGCGACCGCCACCAACCTGTTCGGGCAGCCGTCGCACCCGTACACCGACGGCCTGCTGCGCTCCATCCCCCGCATGGACGACGACCGCGGTGCCGCCCTGCACACCATCCGCGGCTCGGTACGCGACCTGGTGCCCTGGGACCGCGGCTGCGCGTTCCAACCCCGCTGCGACCGGGCGGTCGACGCCTGCCTGGCCGGCCCGCCCGCGGTCACCGACGTGTCGGTGACGTCGCCGCACCGGGCCCGGTGCATCCGGCCGGTCAACCTCCCGGCCTCCTCCAAGAGCGTCAGCACGGTGAAAGGCGGTGTCCGGTGAGCCTGCTGGAGGTACGTGACCTCAAGGTGCACTTCCCGTTCAAGGCGGGAACGCTGTTCCAGCGGACCACCGGCGCGGTCAAGGCGGTCGACGGCGTGGACCTCGACGTCGACGCCGGAAAGACGTTCGGCCTGGTCGGTGAGTCCGGCTGTGGCAAGTCCACGCTCGGCCGGGCCATCATGCGGCTGACCGAGCCGACCAGCGGCTCGGTCACCCTCGACGGCCAGGACCTGCTGGCGCTGAAGGAGCGTCCGCTGCGCTCGCTGCGGCGCACCTTCCAGATGGTCTTCCAGGACCCGATGGCCAGCCTCAACCCGCGGCAGAACGTCGAGTCGCTGCTCACCGAACCGCTGCGGGCGCACAAGATGCCGGGCGGCGCGGCCGGGCACGCCAAGCGGATCCGGGAACTGCTCGACGTCGTCGGCCTGCCGTCGACGGTGGTCAACCGCTACCCGCACGAGTTCTCCGGCGGGCAGCGGCAGCGGCTCGGTATCGCCCGCGCCCTGGTGCTGAACCCGAAACTGGTCATCGCCGACGAGCCGGTCTCCGCGCTCGACGTGTCGATCCAGGCCCAGGTGATCAACCTGCTGAAGGAACTCCAGGAGCGGTTCTCGCTGACCTACCTGGTCATCGCGCACGACCTGGCGGTGGTCCGGCACATCAGCGACACCGTCGGGGTCATGTACCTCGGCACCATCATCGAGCAGGCGTCGTCGGAGACCCTCTACCGTACGCCCATGCACCCGTACACCCGGTCGCTGATGAGCGCCGTCCCGGTGCCGGACCCGTCGGTCGAGGTGGCCCGCAAGCGGATCCTGCTGCACGGCGACCTGCCGTCGCCGGCGAACCCGCCCAGCGGCTGCCGCTTCCACACCCGGTGCCCGTGGCGGCAGGCCAGCCGCTGCGACAACGAGCGGCCGGTGCTGCGCGAACTCGCCTCCGGGCACCGGGTCGCCTGCCACTTCGCCGAGGACATCGAGGCCGGCCGGATCCAGCCGCGGACGGACGTCGTGGTCGACGAGCCGGCGCCGGCCAAGGTCGCCGAGCAGCCGGACGAGACCGAGGAACCGGCGGAGGCCGCGAACCTGGCAACCGGAAGACGACCGAATGCCCTCTGAGCACGGGTCCGCCGTCGTTCATCTGAGCCGTCCCGGGGTCAGTCTCGTCGTCGACGCGGCCGGCCCCGGACTGCCGGTGATCCGGCACTGGGGGCCGGAACTCGGCGACGCCGACGCGGCGTACGTCGCCCGGCAACCCGACGAGCCGGCGGCGATCAACACCCCGGACCCGGCGGTGCCGGTGGCGATCCTGCCCGAGGCCGGCACCGGCCACATGGGCCGGCCCGGGCTGCGCGGCCACCGGGCCGGCACCGCCTGGTCGTCGGCGTTCACGCTGACCGCGACGAGCGTGACGGCGGACGCCGCCACCTTCACCGCGCGGGACGAACGCACCGGACTCGAACTCGTCACGCACGTCGAACTGGCCCCGGCGGGGCTGGCCCGGCTCCGGCACACCGTCACCAACCGGGGCACCACGCCGTACACGGTCGACGCCCTGGAGGTGGCGGTGCCGGTGCCGGCGCACGCCGACGAACTGCTCGACTTCACCGGGCGGTGGGCCCGGGAACGCCACCCGCAGCGCCGTGCCTTCGACCACGGCGCCTGGGTACGGGAGAGCCGGCGCGGCCGCACCGGGCACGACGCCACGATCGGGCTGGTCGCCGGCACCCGCGGCTTCGGCCACCGGACCGGCGAGGTGTGGGCGGTGCACGTCGCCTGGAGCGGCAACCACGTGACGTACGCCCAGCGGCTGCCCGAGCGGCGGTCCACGCTGGGCGGCGGTGAACTGCTGCTCGGCGGTGAGGTGATCCTCGCCCCCGGGGAGTCGTACGAGTCGCCGTGGCTGTACGCGGCGTACAGCGGCGCCGGGCTGGACGGGATCGGCGCCGCCTTCCACGGCTGGCTGCGCTCCCGGCCGGGCCACCCGGACGCCCCGCGTCCGGTGGTGCTCAACACCTGGGAGGCGGTCTACTTCGACCACGACGTCGACCGGCTGCGCGGCCTCGCCGACGTGGCGGCCGACCTCGGCGTGGAACGGTTCGTGCTCGACGACGGCTGGTTCACCGGCCGCCGCAACTCCAGCGCCGGCCTCGGCGACTGGTACGTCGACCCGGACGTGTGGCCGGACGGCCTGCACCCGCTGGTCGACCACGTCACCGGCCTCGGCATGGACTTCGGCCTGTGGGTCGAACCGGAGATGGTCAACCCGGACTCGGCGCTGTTCCGCGCGCACCCGGAGTGGGTGCTGCGCCCCGCCGACGGGGTGCTGCCGCCACCCGGCCGCCGCCAGCAGGTGCTCGACGTGTCCCACCCGGACGCGTACGCGTACCTGCTGGAACGGCTCGACGACCTGCTGTGCACGTACCGGATCGCGTATCTGAAGTGGGACCACAACCGGGACCTCGTCGACGCCGGCCACCACGGCCGGGCCGCCGTACGCGAGCAGACCCGGGCCGTCTACCGGCTGCTGGCCGAACTGCGCCGGCGGCACCCGCGCGTGGAGATCGAGAGCTGCTCGTCCGGCGGCGCCCGGATCGACCTCGAGGTCCTGGAGCACACCGCCCGGGTGTGGGCCAGCGACTGCAACGACGCCCTGGAGCGGCAGGCGATCCAGCGCTGGACCGGCCTGTTCGTGCCGCCCGAGCTGATGGGCGCGCACGTCGGCCCGCCCCGCTCGCACACCACCGCCCGTACCCACGACCTGTCGTTCCGGGTGGCGACCGCCGTCTTCGGGCACTTCGGCCTGGAGTGGGACGTGACGACGGCGACGGCCGACGAGCGGACGGCGCTGCGGGCCGCGATCGCCGGCTACAAGGACCTGCGGCCGGTGCTGCACGGCGGCACCGTCGTCCGCGGCGACCACCCGGACCCGGCCGCCTGGGTGCACGGGGTCGTGGCACCGGACCGGGCCACCGCGGTCTTCGCGTACGTGCAGCTCGCCACCTCGGTCGACGCCGTACCGGCGCCGTG is a window from the Polymorphospora rubra genome containing:
- a CDS encoding M6 family metalloprotease domain-containing protein, which codes for MVAALAVGAIVHPQPAIATVPEYSPKITPLDPQDWDNQYDLTWEDFKPVPGVDWTDPNRQPTVDKWNAALVVLDYPNMPFQITQPEGSTIFGNPIGVGDIPRDDVPEFYRDLLNKPGALNHGQTLNSYWMEVSYGKYGVDLTSYGSYQMPRNHFEYGNAPYGDASSCPPNFTCNGNFARDARAAWVADVGEEVANSYDQVFYMGAGLDESTAWQVFGEMMFNGPEDVPDAWGPPAEFDPENKMPNAMKTRYIPWTSWAAGSFTWASAGNRSGNMAESSGTAGYAHEFSHILGIGDNYNGAFAVPAQRTFTGQWDMMSQGSWNGPTGMHTRWKVPADGGSTVGPHHNIRNKLQLGLISEADIVDLSREGLKQSGLVVAKVRARAAGPLTDELLGVRVTLDGAAPVDRTPSCHPSTGGVNCAGTSDYTHYTIETVQQIGVDSYIPGNGVIINKTKPRATNCGTATCFAWTIDPKPEDIGMVDFYQPDGTPRMVVPGDPRQLNDATFNVGTNSGTEFEWVDPHNRLHFYIIDLHYDADGVRTYTVGVRSLDGAGPHTRGVQVNDGKAGRHKPGKAARCTFPVINSGKPVAFDRAAHPTDVKDMARADIYRLSVTTAGAGWNAELYNEVTAIPFHKRDSVTVYVARDPGSTPTATVSLTAVSESDPTVRATATCTVHVSDTGQR
- a CDS encoding ABC transporter substrate-binding protein; its protein translation is MRITGKLRPVVALTAAAALVAGCSGSGDSSDRDGDRKTFIFGASDDPKTLDAAYVSDGESFRAIFQIYETLVALEPGGTEVVPSLATDWTISDDGLAYTFNLKPNVKFHDGEAFNAAAVCFNFDRWYNFKGAQQNGDISYYWQTIFGGFATKDNESVPETSRYKSCEATSDTTVTLNLAQPSSALLAGLVLPAFSIASPKAITDGGTDVTVQGDSISYSGGFGSTTVAGTGPFKFVSWERGERLVLEANEEYHEGRPKLDEIIFRPIADATARLQALQAGEIDAYEGVAAADVAAVESAAQVVSRPAFNVGYVGFNNNIPLLKNQKIRQAIAHALNRQGLLDAQYPQGAEVANQFLPPSQWGYNSSIAGYEYSEEKAKQLIAESGETNLTLEFWYPANVSRPYMPNPQAVYESFAADLEKVGFTIVPKTVPWTPDYLQNIQSDNLGQLFLLGWSGDYADPDNFVGTFFRENNPQFALNEPNIQGKLNQALAETDQAARQALYEEVNQLLFDYIPGVPFVHNQPLLALASDVTGYTPSPVSLEYFKLIDLGS
- a CDS encoding ABC transporter permease, giving the protein MLRFVFRRLIQLVPILLGLSILLFAWVRALPGGPAQALLGQRATPEAVRDIEVQLGLDRPLWEQYLQFLWRAVRLDFGASLQTGQPVVDEMLRRFPATIELAVCALLIAVAVGIPLGYLAARRHGTWVDNLVVSGSLLGVTVPIFFLAYLLKFVFAVQLGWLPTSGRADARARTEHPTGFYVLDGIITGDLGASWDAITHLILPALALASIPLAVIVRMTRASVLNVLNEDYVRTAEAKGLLAGTITRRHVLRNSMLPVTTVIGLQLGVLLAGAVLTETVFAFAGVGKFMADGIVERDFPTIQGFILVIAVIYVVVNMIVDLIYGLLDPRVRVS
- a CDS encoding ABC transporter permease codes for the protein MSVTEAGAVPAGKAPEKRESGKSDARPPARGLRGDAARRFFRNPMAIVGLVLITIFVVVAILAPWIAPYSPKDNSWLSEVRPGVYPGPSAEHWLGIDPLGRDVFSRLVHGARQSLLIGVVSLALGATAGVFLGLLAGAFGGWVDTVVMRFVDIMLSVPGLLFAIAVAAMLGQSLTSVMIAIAVVNVPIFARLLRGEMLGQRTADYVLAAKSLGISRAGIVFRHVLPNSFTPILVQGTLTLALAIVEAAGLAFLGLSGSDPSTPEWGRMLNDAQSTLAAAPMLAFYPGLAIVLAALGFTLVGESLREALDPKMRR
- a CDS encoding ABC transporter ATP-binding protein encodes the protein MSFLQVRDLTVTFQRSGHPPVRAVDGVTLDVAAGQSVGIVGESGSGKSVTSLAIMGLLPRRGVKVTGQVLLGDRDLTTLTPRQMRDVRGSEVAMIFQDPMTSLNPVITVGRQLTEVITRHSQASRVDARREAESLLRRVGIPDPARRLGEYPHQLSGGMRQRVMIAIAIACRPKLLIADEPTTALDVTIQAQILDLLRDLVSESGCGLIMITHDLGVVAGLCDDVHVMYAGRVVESATATNLFGQPSHPYTDGLLRSIPRMDDDRGAALHTIRGSVRDLVPWDRGCAFQPRCDRAVDACLAGPPAVTDVSVTSPHRARCIRPVNLPASSKSVSTVKGGVR
- a CDS encoding ABC transporter ATP-binding protein, with protein sequence MSLLEVRDLKVHFPFKAGTLFQRTTGAVKAVDGVDLDVDAGKTFGLVGESGCGKSTLGRAIMRLTEPTSGSVTLDGQDLLALKERPLRSLRRTFQMVFQDPMASLNPRQNVESLLTEPLRAHKMPGGAAGHAKRIRELLDVVGLPSTVVNRYPHEFSGGQRQRLGIARALVLNPKLVIADEPVSALDVSIQAQVINLLKELQERFSLTYLVIAHDLAVVRHISDTVGVMYLGTIIEQASSETLYRTPMHPYTRSLMSAVPVPDPSVEVARKRILLHGDLPSPANPPSGCRFHTRCPWRQASRCDNERPVLRELASGHRVACHFAEDIEAGRIQPRTDVVVDEPAPAKVAEQPDETEEPAEAANLATGRRPNAL
- a CDS encoding alpha-galactosidase gives rise to the protein MPSEHGSAVVHLSRPGVSLVVDAAGPGLPVIRHWGPELGDADAAYVARQPDEPAAINTPDPAVPVAILPEAGTGHMGRPGLRGHRAGTAWSSAFTLTATSVTADAATFTARDERTGLELVTHVELAPAGLARLRHTVTNRGTTPYTVDALEVAVPVPAHADELLDFTGRWARERHPQRRAFDHGAWVRESRRGRTGHDATIGLVAGTRGFGHRTGEVWAVHVAWSGNHVTYAQRLPERRSTLGGGELLLGGEVILAPGESYESPWLYAAYSGAGLDGIGAAFHGWLRSRPGHPDAPRPVVLNTWEAVYFDHDVDRLRGLADVAADLGVERFVLDDGWFTGRRNSSAGLGDWYVDPDVWPDGLHPLVDHVTGLGMDFGLWVEPEMVNPDSALFRAHPEWVLRPADGVLPPPGRRQQVLDVSHPDAYAYLLERLDDLLCTYRIAYLKWDHNRDLVDAGHHGRAAVREQTRAVYRLLAELRRRHPRVEIESCSSGGARIDLEVLEHTARVWASDCNDALERQAIQRWTGLFVPPELMGAHVGPPRSHTTARTHDLSFRVATAVFGHFGLEWDVTTATADERTALRAAIAGYKDLRPVLHGGTVVRGDHPDPAAWVHGVVAPDRATAVFAYVQLATSVDAVPAPWRMPGLDPDRVYRVTVLPEFGRPATTGRIDPAWYGSGPVEVGGRVLGTVGLTPPVLAPEQALLVRLDAVGPAADGGV